A part of Streptomyces sp. DSM 40750 genomic DNA contains:
- a CDS encoding amino acid permease, with protein MSEQSLEKDVVQAGQSSGHVDAGDAGYSKSLKSRHVNMIAIGGAIGTGLFLGAGGRLVDAGPSLFIAYAVCGLFAFLVVRALGELVLYRPSSGAFVSYAREFLGEKGAYTAGWMYFLNWATTGIADITAVALYTHYWGMFSDIPQWVIALIALGVVLAVNLISVKMFGELEFWFAIIKVSALVVFMLIGIFLLVTQQPVDGHTPGPSLITDNGGIFPNGLLPMLLIIQGVVFAYASVELVGVTAGETENPEKIMPKAINSIMWRVGLFYVGSVLLLAMLLPWSSYKAGESPFVTVLSNIGIPAAGGIMNLVVMTAAMSSLNSGLYSTGRILRSMAMAGSAPKFTGVMSRNQVPYGGILLTSGICVLGVGLNFVVPADAFEIVLNFAAIGIICTWGMIMICHLVFWQKTEKGELTRPSYRLPGSPWTELVTLFFLASVLVLMYADGGAGRTTVLCLPLIVLALIAGWFGVRRRVAQQSAGVKK; from the coding sequence GTGAGCGAGCAGTCCCTCGAAAAAGACGTCGTACAGGCCGGGCAATCCTCAGGTCATGTCGACGCCGGAGACGCCGGCTACAGCAAGTCCCTGAAGTCCCGCCACGTCAACATGATCGCCATCGGCGGCGCGATCGGCACCGGCCTCTTCCTCGGTGCCGGCGGCCGCCTCGTCGACGCCGGCCCGTCCCTCTTCATCGCGTACGCGGTCTGCGGACTCTTCGCCTTCCTCGTCGTCCGTGCCCTCGGTGAACTGGTCCTCTACCGGCCCTCGTCCGGCGCCTTCGTGTCCTACGCCCGGGAGTTCCTCGGCGAGAAGGGCGCGTACACGGCCGGCTGGATGTACTTCCTGAACTGGGCCACCACCGGTATCGCCGACATCACCGCGGTCGCCCTCTACACCCACTACTGGGGCATGTTCTCCGACATCCCGCAGTGGGTGATCGCGCTCATCGCGCTCGGAGTCGTCCTCGCCGTGAACCTGATCTCGGTGAAGATGTTCGGCGAACTGGAGTTCTGGTTCGCGATCATCAAGGTCAGCGCGCTCGTCGTCTTCATGCTGATCGGCATCTTCCTGCTGGTCACCCAGCAGCCCGTCGACGGCCACACCCCCGGCCCGTCCCTGATCACCGACAACGGCGGCATCTTTCCCAACGGCCTGCTGCCCATGCTGCTGATCATCCAGGGCGTCGTCTTCGCCTACGCCTCCGTCGAACTGGTCGGCGTCACGGCGGGCGAGACCGAGAACCCCGAGAAGATCATGCCGAAGGCGATCAACTCGATCATGTGGCGCGTCGGTCTGTTCTACGTCGGCTCCGTGCTCCTGCTGGCGATGCTGCTGCCCTGGTCCTCGTACAAGGCCGGCGAGAGCCCCTTCGTCACCGTGCTCTCCAACATCGGCATCCCGGCGGCCGGCGGCATCATGAACCTGGTCGTGATGACCGCGGCCATGTCCTCGCTCAACTCGGGCCTGTACTCCACCGGCCGCATCCTGCGCTCGATGGCGATGGCGGGCTCCGCCCCGAAGTTCACCGGCGTGATGAGCCGCAACCAGGTCCCGTACGGCGGCATCCTGCTCACCAGCGGTATCTGTGTGCTGGGCGTCGGACTGAACTTCGTGGTCCCGGCCGACGCGTTCGAGATCGTGCTCAACTTCGCCGCGATCGGCATCATCTGCACCTGGGGCATGATCATGATCTGTCACCTGGTGTTCTGGCAGAAGACCGAGAAGGGCGAACTGACCCGGCCGAGCTACCGGCTGCCGGGCTCCCCGTGGACCGAACTGGTGACGCTGTTCTTCCTGGCGTCGGTGCTGGTCCTGATGTACGCGGACGGCGGCGCCGGCCGGACGACCGTGCTGTGCCTCCCCCTCATCGTGTTGGCGCTGATCGCGGGGTGGTTCGGCGTACGTCGCCGGGTCGCCCAGCAGTCGGCCGGAGTGAAGAAGTGA
- a CDS encoding FadR/GntR family transcriptional regulator: MNLSDSQTGGSAPRRVSAMEAVLTHLRDAIERGKYAIGDKLPSEAELCRQLEVSRPVLREALRALQVMGLTQSRTGKGTFVIANAVEDPTFGDYAASDLLEVRRHVEIPVAGYAAVRRTPENLDQLAHLLDRMERETDTTAWVAMDTLFHLAVAEAAQNPVFRRVIEEIRDALARQSAFLNELGGRREQSNREHRAIVEALIDGSEHDAVEAMSHHLDRVETTLTDIVRSPRTNGSTEGGREA; the protein is encoded by the coding sequence GTGAACCTGTCAGACAGCCAGACAGGTGGCTCGGCACCCCGGCGCGTCAGCGCCATGGAAGCGGTGCTCACCCACCTTCGCGACGCCATCGAGCGCGGCAAGTACGCCATCGGTGACAAGCTCCCCTCGGAGGCGGAGCTCTGCCGGCAGCTCGAAGTGAGCCGTCCGGTACTGCGCGAGGCGCTGCGCGCGCTTCAGGTGATGGGGCTGACCCAGTCCCGTACCGGCAAGGGCACCTTCGTGATCGCGAACGCCGTCGAGGACCCCACCTTCGGCGACTACGCGGCGAGCGATCTGCTCGAAGTGCGCCGGCATGTGGAGATCCCGGTCGCCGGGTACGCGGCGGTGCGCCGCACCCCGGAGAACCTGGACCAACTGGCGCACCTCCTGGACCGGATGGAGCGGGAGACCGACACCACCGCCTGGGTCGCGATGGACACGCTCTTCCATCTGGCCGTGGCCGAGGCCGCCCAGAACCCGGTGTTCCGCCGGGTGATCGAGGAGATCCGGGACGCGCTGGCCCGCCAGTCGGCCTTCCTCAACGAGCTGGGCGGCCGCCGCGAGCAGTCCAACCGCGAGCACCGGGCCATCGTCGAGGCGCTGATCGACGGTTCCGAACACGACGCGGTGGAGGCCATGTCCCACCACCTCGACCGCGTCGAGACCACCCTCACCGACATCGTGCGTTCCCCACGCACGAACGGCTCCACGGAAGGCGGACGCGAGGCGTGA
- a CDS encoding undecaprenyl-diphosphate phosphatase, with the protein MSTITVGQAVVLGAVEGVTEFLPVSSTGHLKITEGLMGIRIEDRAVVGFSAVIQVGAIAAVLVYFREDIARIGSAWFRGLFDAGERQDRDYRFAWWVLAATIPLVVVGSAARSLIEGPLASLWVVAGSLIVGSGVMWVAEQVGRRRRTEDDTRFRDAMLVGGSQILALLFPGFSRSGATMSTALLLGLDRVAATRLSFFLGIPALTGAGLYELKDALGAGVGAAPLIVGTTVSFAVAYASVAWLLRFVTRHSFNVFVSYRIVVGVLLLGLLGAGGLS; encoded by the coding sequence ATGAGCACCATCACCGTCGGTCAGGCCGTCGTCCTCGGAGCGGTGGAGGGCGTGACGGAGTTCCTTCCGGTGTCCTCCACCGGCCATCTGAAGATCACCGAGGGGCTCATGGGGATCCGGATCGAGGACAGGGCCGTCGTCGGGTTCTCGGCGGTCATCCAGGTCGGCGCGATCGCCGCGGTGCTCGTGTACTTCCGCGAGGACATCGCGCGGATCGGCTCCGCCTGGTTCCGCGGGCTGTTCGACGCGGGGGAGCGGCAGGACCGCGACTACCGGTTCGCGTGGTGGGTGCTCGCCGCGACGATCCCGCTCGTGGTCGTGGGGTCTGCCGCCCGGTCGCTCATCGAGGGGCCGCTCGCCTCGCTGTGGGTGGTGGCCGGTTCGCTGATCGTCGGCAGCGGTGTCATGTGGGTCGCGGAGCAGGTGGGCCGGCGCCGGCGCACGGAGGACGACACCCGGTTCCGGGACGCGATGCTGGTCGGCGGTTCGCAGATCCTCGCTTTGCTCTTCCCCGGCTTCTCCCGCTCCGGCGCCACCATGTCGACCGCGCTGCTGCTCGGCCTCGACCGGGTCGCGGCCACCCGGCTCTCCTTCTTCCTCGGCATCCCGGCCCTCACCGGTGCCGGCCTGTACGAACTCAAGGACGCTCTCGGCGCGGGGGTGGGCGCGGCCCCACTGATCGTCGGAACCACCGTCTCGTTCGCGGTCGCGTACGCCTCCGTGGCCTGGCTGCTGAGGTTCGTGACCAGGCACTCCTTCAACGTGTTCGTGTCCTACCGGATCGTGGTCGGGGTGCTCCTCCTCGGGCTGCTCGGCGCGGGCGGACTCAGCTGA
- the aspA gene encoding aspartate ammonia-lyase: MTAAVTRSEHDLLGDRDVPADAYWGVHTLRATENFPITGTPISAYPHLIDALAAVKEAAARANEELGLLAPEKAAAIIEACREIRDGKLHDQFVVDVVQGGAGTSTNMNANEVVANRALELLGHAKGQYEYLHPNEDVNLGQSTNDVYPTAVKIATVFAVHGLLKAMAVLQDSFARKAVEFREVLKMGRTQLQDAVPMTLGQEFSAFAVMIDEDRSRLDEAVELIHEINLGATAIGTGLNAPAGYAESARRHLAAITGLPLVTAANLVEATQDCGAFVQMSGVLKRVAVKLSKSCNDLRLLSSGPRAGLNEINLPPVQAGSSIMPGKVNPVIPEVVNQVAFEVIGNDVTITMAAEAGQLQLNAFEPIILHSLSESITHLRAACLTLAERCVDGITANTEALRATVENSIGLVTALNPHIGYTAATDIAKEALATGRGVAELVQEKGLLPAERLQELLRPEVLAGSGAPLA; encoded by the coding sequence ATGACCGCCGCAGTGACCCGCAGCGAACACGATCTGCTCGGAGACCGTGACGTCCCCGCCGACGCGTACTGGGGCGTCCACACCCTGCGCGCCACGGAGAACTTCCCCATCACGGGCACCCCGATCTCCGCCTACCCCCATCTGATCGACGCCTTGGCCGCCGTCAAGGAGGCCGCCGCCCGCGCCAACGAGGAACTCGGCCTGCTCGCCCCCGAGAAGGCCGCCGCGATCATCGAGGCCTGCCGGGAGATCCGCGACGGCAAGCTGCACGACCAGTTCGTCGTCGACGTCGTCCAGGGCGGCGCCGGCACCTCCACCAACATGAACGCCAACGAGGTCGTCGCCAACCGGGCGTTGGAGCTGTTGGGCCACGCCAAGGGCCAGTACGAGTACCTGCACCCGAACGAGGACGTCAACCTCGGCCAGTCCACCAACGACGTGTACCCGACCGCCGTGAAGATAGCGACGGTCTTCGCGGTGCACGGCCTGCTCAAGGCGATGGCCGTCCTTCAGGACTCCTTCGCCCGTAAGGCCGTCGAGTTCCGCGAGGTGCTCAAGATGGGCCGTACACAGTTGCAGGACGCTGTCCCCATGACGCTCGGTCAGGAGTTCTCCGCGTTCGCCGTCATGATCGACGAGGACCGGAGCCGTCTGGACGAGGCCGTCGAGCTGATCCATGAGATCAACCTGGGCGCCACCGCCATCGGCACCGGCCTCAACGCCCCCGCCGGATACGCGGAGTCGGCGCGCCGCCACCTCGCGGCGATCACCGGGCTGCCGCTGGTCACCGCCGCCAACCTGGTCGAAGCCACCCAGGACTGCGGCGCGTTCGTCCAGATGTCGGGTGTCCTCAAGCGCGTCGCCGTCAAGCTCTCCAAGAGCTGCAACGACCTGCGGCTGCTCTCCTCCGGGCCACGCGCGGGCCTCAACGAGATCAACCTGCCGCCCGTGCAGGCCGGTTCGAGCATCATGCCCGGCAAGGTCAACCCGGTGATCCCGGAGGTCGTCAACCAGGTCGCCTTCGAGGTGATCGGCAACGACGTCACCATCACCATGGCGGCGGAGGCCGGACAGCTCCAGCTCAACGCCTTCGAGCCGATCATCCTGCACTCCCTGTCGGAGTCGATCACCCACCTTCGGGCCGCCTGCCTCACCCTCGCCGAGCGCTGCGTGGACGGCATCACCGCCAACACCGAGGCCCTGCGCGCCACCGTGGAGAACTCCATCGGCCTGGTCACCGCCCTCAACCCGCACATCGGCTACACGGCGGCCACCGACATCGCCAAGGAGGCCCTCGCCACCGGTCGGGGCGTGGCCGAACTCGTCCAGGAGAAGGGCCTGTTGCC
- a CDS encoding asparaginase, whose translation MYDPTTTGAAAIPAAPVAAAPAIREPLHAPVAHLVRGGVIEGIHYGSVVVLGADGEVELQLGDIEAAFYPRSALKPVQAVAMLRAGLPLDGELLSLTAASHSGEERHLAGARQILELAGATEDDLRNVTDMPYDPAVRDQWIREGRRPSRLAQNCSGKHAAMLYTCRLNGWSLENYLDPAHPLQQAIAEIVEDLTGQAIAQVTVDGCGAPLFSVSLHGLARALARITTAAEGTPERTVADAMRDHAELASGAGRDVAELMRAVPGLLTKDGFEGVQVAALPDGRAVAVKIADGANRARVPVTAAALARAGVDPLALAGFAGAPLLGGGAVVGHVRPVRALDPLLDATSV comes from the coding sequence ATGTACGACCCCACGACCACCGGCGCCGCGGCGATCCCTGCGGCTCCGGTGGCCGCGGCCCCCGCGATCCGGGAACCGCTCCACGCCCCCGTCGCCCACCTCGTACGCGGAGGTGTCATCGAGGGCATCCACTACGGCTCCGTCGTGGTGCTGGGGGCCGACGGGGAGGTGGAACTCCAACTCGGCGACATCGAGGCGGCGTTCTACCCCCGGTCGGCGCTCAAGCCGGTCCAGGCCGTGGCGATGCTGCGCGCCGGACTGCCCCTGGACGGCGAACTGCTGTCCCTGACCGCGGCCAGCCACTCCGGCGAGGAACGCCACCTCGCCGGAGCCCGGCAGATCCTGGAGCTGGCCGGGGCCACCGAGGACGATCTGCGCAACGTCACCGACATGCCGTACGACCCGGCCGTACGCGACCAGTGGATACGCGAGGGGCGCCGGCCCTCGCGCCTCGCGCAGAACTGCTCCGGCAAGCACGCGGCCATGCTCTACACATGCAGGCTCAACGGCTGGTCGCTGGAGAACTACCTCGACCCGGCGCACCCGTTGCAGCAGGCCATCGCCGAGATCGTCGAGGACCTCACCGGGCAGGCCATCGCCCAGGTGACGGTCGACGGCTGCGGCGCACCCCTCTTCTCCGTCTCGCTGCACGGCCTGGCCCGCGCCCTCGCCCGGATCACCACCGCCGCCGAGGGCACCCCCGAGCGCACGGTCGCCGACGCGATGCGCGACCACGCCGAGCTGGCGTCCGGCGCCGGGCGTGACGTGGCCGAGCTGATGCGGGCCGTGCCCGGGCTGCTCACCAAGGACGGCTTCGAGGGCGTCCAGGTCGCCGCGCTCCCGGACGGCCGGGCCGTCGCCGTGAAGATCGCCGACGGCGCCAACCGGGCCCGCGTGCCCGTCACCGCGGCGGCCCTCGCCCGGGCGGGCGTCGACCCGCTCGCCCTCGCCGGGTTCGCGGGCGCCCCGCTGCTCGGCGGCGGCGCAGTGGTCGGGCACGTCCGCCCGGTCAGAGCACTCGACCCGCTCCTGGACGCCACATCCGTGTGA